A genomic segment from Haloarcula limicola encodes:
- a CDS encoding DUF7544 domain-containing protein, with product MTLYALEDIDDALDATRAFLFPIDRTRWIKLAVVVFFVGGPVANFNFSQYNVPAEQGPGGMPPIPEIGTNVVLLVAAVVLVALLVGLALLLVGSVMEFVLVESLRHETVAIRAYWDRRWRQGVRLFGFRLLVNGLVLGSFAVLFALFVLPALFDIGPGAAPVGGLSLAGFLLLLPVIVVLALVVGIVDTVTTSFVVPVMVLEDRTVLGGWRRLWPTMTGQPWQYLAYLVANFVLAVVTGILVAIATGLAALLLLIPFGFLGLIGLLLFFLFAPLGVGVLAVVGVLFVLALLAVAALVQVPVVTYLRYYALLVLGDIATEFDLIPERRAAVRTEEL from the coding sequence ATGACACTCTACGCGCTCGAAGACATCGACGACGCGCTCGACGCGACGCGGGCGTTTCTCTTTCCCATTGACCGAACCCGGTGGATAAAACTCGCCGTCGTCGTCTTCTTCGTCGGCGGTCCGGTCGCGAACTTCAACTTCTCGCAGTACAACGTCCCGGCGGAGCAGGGACCGGGAGGCATGCCCCCGATTCCGGAGATCGGAACGAACGTCGTCCTCCTCGTCGCCGCCGTCGTACTGGTTGCGCTGCTGGTCGGACTCGCGCTCTTGCTGGTCGGTTCGGTCATGGAGTTCGTGCTCGTCGAGTCGTTGCGCCACGAGACGGTCGCGATCCGCGCGTACTGGGACCGGCGGTGGCGACAGGGCGTCCGCCTATTCGGCTTTCGACTCCTCGTGAACGGACTCGTCCTCGGCAGTTTCGCCGTCCTCTTCGCGCTGTTCGTGCTCCCCGCTCTCTTCGACATCGGGCCGGGTGCGGCCCCCGTCGGCGGGCTCTCGCTCGCGGGATTCCTGTTGCTCCTGCCGGTCATCGTCGTGTTGGCGCTGGTCGTCGGCATCGTCGATACCGTCACGACGTCGTTCGTCGTCCCCGTCATGGTACTCGAAGACCGGACCGTTCTGGGCGGGTGGCGGCGGCTCTGGCCGACGATGACCGGCCAGCCCTGGCAGTACCTCGCCTACCTCGTCGCCAACTTCGTCCTCGCGGTCGTCACCGGAATTCTCGTCGCCATCGCTACCGGGCTAGCGGCGCTGCTGCTCCTGATTCCGTTCGGTTTCCTCGGCCTCATCGGACTCTTGCTGTTCTTCCTCTTCGCACCATTAGGCGTCGGTGTCCTCGCGGTGGTCGGCGTCCTGTTCGTCCTCGCGCTCCTCGCCGTCGCCGCCCTCGTCCAGGTCCCGGTCGTCACCTATCTGCGCTACTATGCATTGCTGGTCTTGGGCGACATCGCCACCGAATTCGACCTGATTCCGGAGCGTCGCGCCGCCGTGCGAACGGAGGAACTGTAG
- a CDS encoding GNAT family N-acetyltransferase: protein MNVRPATVDDREGIRETAERSFRASYALSPQHIETIIEADFGPEELSNRIDTDEERLLVAEGVDDEAVETSPVGFAETTGEGELRWLHVHPAARGRGIGHSLVEGLQDELDGDSTRLTARLLESAREGNQFLQRFDLYQTDTETIEIGSVEFTLQRYTQQEEEQVQAEKEDEEADAPEVEIPDEVTLGGQQRSVDGDAELSGTRSPFFPVYDDAESEHRAGYFCSQCGGTDVTGDGLDRLKCNECGNTHRPDDWDPAYL, encoded by the coding sequence ATGAACGTCCGTCCCGCGACAGTCGACGACCGAGAGGGCATTCGAGAGACCGCCGAACGGTCGTTTCGCGCCTCGTACGCGCTGAGCCCCCAGCATATCGAGACGATCATCGAGGCCGACTTCGGTCCCGAAGAGCTCTCGAACCGGATAGATACGGACGAGGAACGCCTGCTCGTCGCCGAAGGAGTCGACGACGAAGCGGTAGAGACCTCCCCGGTCGGGTTCGCCGAGACCACAGGCGAGGGGGAGCTCCGCTGGCTTCACGTCCATCCGGCGGCTCGCGGACGCGGTATCGGTCACTCGCTCGTCGAGGGCCTACAGGACGAACTCGACGGCGACTCGACTCGACTCACGGCCCGACTGCTCGAAAGCGCCCGGGAGGGGAACCAGTTCCTCCAGCGGTTCGACCTCTACCAGACGGATACCGAGACCATCGAGATCGGGTCCGTGGAGTTCACTCTGCAGCGGTACACGCAACAGGAAGAGGAGCAGGTACAGGCGGAAAAAGAGGACGAGGAGGCCGACGCTCCGGAGGTCGAGATCCCCGACGAAGTCACGCTCGGCGGACAGCAGCGGTCGGTCGACGGCGACGCCGAACTCTCGGGGACGCGGTCGCCGTTCTTCCCCGTCTACGACGACGCCGAGTCCGAGCACCGGGCGGGATACTTCTGCTCGCAGTGTGGCGGCACCGACGTGACCGGCGACGGCCTCGACCGCCTGAAGTGCAACGAGTGTGGCAACACCCATCGGCCGGACGACTGGGACCCGGCGTACCTCTGA
- a CDS encoding IclR family transcriptional regulator, whose product MTEPVPVKAAKISLEVVETLRELEGAGVSEVAQRLDKPTSTIHDHLRTLEQEEYLVKEGNEYYVSTRFLQLGNQARSRQKVFEIARPEIDELAEKTGEHANFMIEEHGLGVFLYKARGQNAVQLDTHAGMRVPLQTTALGKTIMAFRPRAEVEAILDRHGLPEVTEQTITDSAELFDTLDQVRERGYAYDDEERVKGMRCIAAPIVDDDGYAIAAVSVSGPKSRMQEERFTDEVPDQILRSANVIEVNLTYS is encoded by the coding sequence ATGACCGAACCCGTGCCCGTCAAGGCCGCGAAAATCTCGCTCGAAGTCGTCGAGACGCTCCGCGAACTCGAAGGTGCCGGCGTCTCCGAGGTGGCTCAGCGCCTCGATAAGCCGACGAGCACTATCCACGACCATCTCCGGACGCTGGAACAGGAGGAGTACCTCGTCAAGGAGGGCAACGAGTACTACGTCAGCACTCGCTTCCTCCAGTTGGGCAATCAGGCCCGGTCACGACAGAAAGTCTTCGAGATAGCCCGCCCGGAGATAGACGAACTGGCCGAGAAGACCGGCGAACACGCCAACTTCATGATCGAGGAACACGGGCTCGGCGTCTTCCTGTACAAAGCGCGCGGACAGAACGCGGTTCAGCTGGACACCCACGCCGGGATGCGCGTTCCGCTGCAGACGACGGCGCTGGGAAAGACCATCATGGCGTTTCGGCCGCGAGCGGAGGTCGAGGCGATTCTCGACCGCCACGGGCTCCCGGAGGTGACCGAGCAGACGATAACCGACAGCGCGGAACTCTTCGATACGCTCGATCAGGTCCGGGAGCGAGGGTACGCTTACGACGACGAGGAGCGCGTCAAGGGGATGCGCTGTATCGCGGCCCCCATCGTCGACGACGACGGTTACGCGATCGCCGCGGTGAGCGTCTCCGGTCCGAAGAGCCGGATGCAGGAAGAGCGATTCACCGACGAGGTTCCGGACCAGATCCTCCGCAGCGCGAACGTCATCGAGGTGAACCTGACCTACTCGTAG
- a CDS encoding YihY/virulence factor BrkB family protein, producing the protein MDTQSVVSQAKAVKDVFSEKNVTFLAGSIAYSAFVSLVPLLMFFFLAVSVFGAPELQQRIVEVTTDNVSPSVGGVIEVMIDQQSGAGTGSTITASVIGVLTLVWGAIKVFRGLDTAFSEIYETTGRESFVGQLKKSLLMLLTLTLGIVAMVGATSVVAFFSFVPFIGFAVPLILALGLCIAFFPMYYLFPDIDVEPRDVLPGTVVAAVGWMLLQVLFQVYVSLTGSDGNLIASILLLVTWLYFSGVVLLLGAVVNAIDADRTDFSGEPEASSVN; encoded by the coding sequence ATGGACACCCAATCGGTCGTCTCGCAAGCGAAGGCGGTCAAGGACGTCTTCAGCGAGAAGAACGTGACCTTCCTCGCCGGTAGTATCGCCTACAGCGCGTTCGTCTCGCTCGTGCCGCTGCTCATGTTCTTCTTCCTCGCGGTCTCGGTCTTCGGCGCGCCGGAGCTGCAGCAGCGAATCGTCGAGGTCACCACCGACAACGTCTCCCCGTCGGTCGGCGGCGTCATCGAGGTGATGATAGACCAACAGAGCGGTGCCGGAACCGGCTCGACGATCACCGCGTCGGTCATCGGCGTGCTCACGCTCGTCTGGGGTGCGATCAAGGTGTTCCGCGGGCTCGACACCGCGTTCTCGGAGATCTACGAGACGACCGGCAGGGAGTCGTTCGTCGGCCAGCTCAAGAAGAGCCTCCTGATGCTGCTCACGCTCACGCTCGGCATCGTCGCGATGGTCGGTGCCACCAGCGTCGTCGCGTTCTTCTCGTTCGTCCCGTTCATCGGATTCGCGGTGCCGCTGATCCTCGCCCTCGGCCTCTGTATCGCTTTCTTCCCGATGTACTACCTGTTCCCGGACATCGACGTCGAGCCGCGGGACGTCCTCCCGGGAACGGTCGTCGCGGCCGTCGGTTGGATGCTCTTACAGGTGCTGTTTCAGGTATATGTCTCCCTGACCGGGAGCGACGGCAACCTCATCGCGAGCATCCTCTTGCTCGTCACGTGGCTGTACTTCAGCGGCGTCGTCCTGCTGCTCGGTGCCGTCGTCAACGCGATCGACGCCGACCGCACCGACTTCTCTGGCGAACCCGAAGCGAGTAGTGTGAACTGA
- a CDS encoding enolase C-terminal domain-like protein yields MEITDISATKVSTESWGEFVEFPLVTVMSKYEEYNNAEGDNPQARRNWMGPVGDVVVEVETDAGITGVGHGNWATGAIETIVDETLSKLVVGEDPTERERLWDIMYRATIPFGRKGAAIEAISAVDLALWDIAGKEAEKPVYELLGGPVEDEIDCYASNLHPVDLDTLEREAMDYVEAGFDAMKLRFQYGPEAGRKGMEKNEEIVRTVREAVGHDIKLAGDAYMGWSVRYAKKMLQRLEKYDMEWVEEPVIPDDLDGYAELRASTDVPISGGEHEFTRWGYKEMLEKEAVDILQPDVHRMGGLTELQRVDAMASAHDVPIIPHTGTNPHLHFIAASTNAPMAEYFPIPEWYQKRQGEKDSTYADAIYQHPPDANDGVIPLPDGVGLSAELNREALDHFALE; encoded by the coding sequence CGGTGATGAGCAAGTACGAGGAGTACAATAACGCCGAGGGCGACAACCCGCAGGCCCGCCGGAACTGGATGGGACCGGTCGGCGACGTCGTCGTCGAGGTCGAGACCGACGCCGGCATCACGGGCGTCGGCCACGGCAACTGGGCGACCGGCGCGATCGAGACCATCGTCGACGAGACGCTCTCGAAGCTCGTCGTCGGCGAGGACCCGACTGAGCGCGAGCGGCTCTGGGATATCATGTACCGCGCGACGATCCCGTTCGGTCGGAAGGGCGCGGCCATCGAGGCCATCAGCGCCGTCGACCTCGCGCTCTGGGACATCGCCGGGAAAGAGGCCGAGAAGCCGGTGTACGAACTGCTCGGCGGCCCCGTCGAGGACGAGATCGACTGCTACGCGAGCAATCTCCATCCGGTCGACCTCGACACACTCGAACGCGAGGCGATGGACTACGTCGAGGCTGGCTTCGACGCGATGAAACTGCGCTTCCAGTACGGCCCCGAGGCCGGGCGGAAGGGCATGGAGAAGAACGAGGAGATCGTCCGGACGGTCAGAGAGGCCGTCGGCCACGACATCAAACTCGCCGGCGACGCCTACATGGGCTGGTCAGTTCGGTACGCGAAGAAGATGCTCCAGCGGCTGGAGAAGTACGACATGGAGTGGGTCGAGGAGCCGGTCATCCCCGACGACCTCGACGGCTACGCGGAGCTCAGAGCCTCGACGGACGTACCCATCTCTGGCGGCGAGCACGAGTTCACCCGGTGGGGGTACAAGGAGATGCTCGAAAAGGAAGCGGTCGACATCCTCCAGCCCGACGTCCACCGGATGGGCGGCCTGACCGAACTCCAGCGCGTCGACGCGATGGCCAGCGCCCACGACGTGCCGATCATCCCGCACACGGGGACGAACCCGCACCTGCACTTCATCGCGGCCTCGACCAACGCGCCGATGGCGGAGTACTTCCCGATCCCCGAATGGTACCAGAAGCGACAGGGCGAGAAGGACTCGACGTACGCCGACGCCATCTACCAGCACCCGCCCGACGCGAACGACGGCGTCATCCCGCTCCCCGACGGCGTCGGTTTAAGCGCCGAACTCAACCGCGAAGCGCTCGACCACTTCGCACTGGAGTGA
- a CDS encoding AIM24 family protein gives MELENFISENAPEESQDTFELENKKLLDIDVDGTVLTKAGSMIAYEGDLSFTGKSSAEGGLTGFIKGQMSSEGTPVMEVEGTGNVYVADQGKKIQPLSLDEGESITVNGNDVLAFEDSVDYKIGTIGSLSGASAAGLTNVFLSGPGMVAITTHGDPLVLEPPVKTDPDATVAWSSDLSPSINTDRSLANAIGQSSGETYQMAFEGSSGFVVVQPFEETAQRA, from the coding sequence ATGGAACTCGAGAACTTCATCAGCGAAAACGCGCCCGAGGAGAGTCAAGACACGTTCGAACTGGAGAACAAGAAGCTACTGGACATCGACGTGGACGGCACGGTCCTGACGAAGGCCGGGTCGATGATCGCCTACGAGGGCGACCTCTCCTTTACGGGGAAGTCCTCCGCCGAGGGCGGTCTGACCGGCTTCATCAAGGGACAGATGTCGAGCGAAGGCACGCCCGTCATGGAGGTCGAGGGGACGGGTAACGTCTACGTCGCCGACCAGGGGAAGAAGATCCAGCCCCTCTCGCTCGACGAGGGCGAGTCGATCACGGTCAACGGCAACGACGTGTTGGCCTTCGAGGACAGCGTCGACTACAAGATCGGGACCATCGGCTCGCTCAGCGGCGCGTCGGCCGCCGGCCTGACGAACGTCTTCCTCTCCGGGCCGGGGATGGTCGCCATCACGACCCACGGCGACCCGCTGGTGCTCGAACCGCCGGTGAAGACGGACCCCGACGCGACCGTCGCGTGGTCCAGCGACCTCTCGCCGAGCATCAACACCGACCGCAGTCTCGCGAACGCCATCGGCCAGTCCTCCGGCGAGACGTATCAGATGGCCTTCGAGGGATCGAGCGGCTTCGTCGTCGTTCAGCCCTTCGAGGAGACCGCACAGCGAGCCTGA
- a CDS encoding TIGR03557 family F420-dependent LLM class oxidoreductase, with protein sequence MTEIGYTLSSEEHGPNDLVDHARKAEEIGFDFLSISDHYHPWVPEQGDAPFVWSTLGGVAEATTDVDVGIGVSAPIMRIHPALYAQASATAATMFEGREFYAGVGTGESLNEHIYGDHWPEHAVRLEMLEEAVDVIRSLWTGEEVSHRGEHYTVENAQLFTLPEETPPICVSAYGPRAAQAAADVGDGFWAVGPQDTVETWEENGGEGPRFCQLTACVADSEEEAVSTAHEQWPNSGLAGEMTAILPTPSHFEQATEMVSEDDIAESSMLCGPDAQPHIDSIQRAIDAGYDHVYVHQVGDDQDALFELYEEEVLPSF encoded by the coding sequence ATGACAGAGATCGGCTACACCCTATCGAGCGAAGAGCACGGACCGAACGACCTCGTCGACCACGCGCGGAAAGCGGAGGAGATCGGCTTCGACTTCCTCTCTATCTCCGACCACTACCACCCGTGGGTCCCCGAGCAGGGCGACGCGCCGTTCGTCTGGTCCACCCTCGGCGGCGTCGCCGAGGCGACGACGGACGTCGACGTCGGGATCGGCGTCTCCGCGCCCATCATGCGCATCCACCCGGCCCTCTACGCGCAGGCCAGCGCGACGGCGGCGACGATGTTCGAGGGCCGCGAGTTCTACGCCGGGGTCGGCACCGGCGAGAGCCTGAACGAGCACATCTACGGCGACCACTGGCCCGAACACGCGGTCCGCCTGGAGATGTTAGAGGAGGCCGTCGACGTAATTCGCTCGCTCTGGACGGGCGAGGAGGTCAGCCACCGCGGCGAGCACTACACCGTCGAGAACGCCCAGCTGTTCACCCTTCCCGAGGAGACGCCGCCCATCTGCGTCTCGGCGTACGGCCCGCGCGCCGCGCAGGCGGCGGCCGACGTCGGCGACGGTTTCTGGGCGGTCGGCCCGCAGGACACCGTCGAGACATGGGAGGAGAACGGCGGCGAGGGGCCGCGGTTCTGCCAACTCACGGCCTGCGTCGCAGACAGCGAGGAGGAGGCGGTCTCGACAGCCCACGAGCAGTGGCCCAACTCCGGCCTCGCCGGCGAGATGACCGCCATCCTCCCGACGCCGAGCCACTTCGAGCAGGCCACCGAGATGGTCTCCGAGGACGACATCGCCGAGAGCTCGATGCTCTGCGGGCCGGACGCCCAGCCGCACATCGACAGCATCCAGCGGGCGATCGACGCGGGTTACGACCACGTCTACGTCCATCAGGTCGGCGACGACCAAGACGCGCTGTTCGAGCTCTACGAGGAGGAAGTCCTCCCGTCGTTCTAG
- the rhcF gene encoding 2,4-diketo-3-deoxy-L-rhamnonate hydrolase (part of the rhamnose catabolism pathway): MQFVRYTTGDTPAWGVRRDDEIVPLTGLREDITYQQLTDPGFLRVVEDAVDAAEDHAVPVADARLLAPVPRPGKIVCVGLNYHDHAEEQDEEVPERPLLFGKAGAAVTNPGDPIVHPDDLDDVDYEVELGVVIGRTAKNVSADEAREYVAGYTAINDVSGRDAQFDDGQFFRGKSYDTFAPMGPTLVPDDRLDPSSLDVACRVNGDTKQSSNTEEFIFGVEEVVEYISGFTTLRPGDVISTGTPGGVGIFRDPPELLEPGDTVDVEIEGIGTLTNPVTAERD; this comes from the coding sequence ATGCAGTTCGTTCGATACACCACAGGCGACACTCCGGCGTGGGGCGTCCGCCGCGACGACGAAATCGTCCCGTTGACCGGACTCCGAGAAGATATCACCTATCAGCAACTGACCGACCCGGGCTTCCTGCGGGTCGTCGAAGACGCCGTCGACGCCGCCGAGGACCACGCCGTCCCCGTCGCGGACGCGCGACTCCTCGCGCCGGTACCGCGACCGGGAAAGATCGTCTGCGTCGGGCTGAACTACCACGACCACGCCGAAGAACAGGACGAGGAGGTCCCCGAGCGACCGCTCCTGTTCGGGAAGGCCGGCGCGGCCGTCACCAACCCCGGCGACCCCATCGTTCATCCCGACGACCTCGACGACGTCGACTACGAGGTCGAGTTGGGCGTCGTCATCGGTCGGACGGCGAAGAACGTCTCCGCCGACGAGGCGCGGGAGTACGTCGCGGGCTACACGGCGATAAACGACGTGAGCGGCCGCGACGCGCAGTTCGACGACGGCCAGTTCTTCCGCGGGAAGAGCTACGACACGTTCGCGCCGATGGGACCGACGCTCGTCCCCGACGACCGACTCGACCCCTCTAGTCTGGACGTCGCCTGTCGCGTCAACGGCGACACCAAGCAGTCCTCGAACACCGAGGAGTTCATCTTCGGCGTCGAGGAGGTCGTCGAGTACATCAGCGGGTTCACGACGCTGCGCCCCGGCGACGTCATCTCCACGGGTACCCCCGGCGGCGTCGGTATCTTCCGCGACCCGCCCGAACTGCTCGAACCCGGCGACACCGTCGACGTCGAGATCGAGGGCATCGGAACGCTGACTAACCCCGTCACGGCGGAACGGGACTAA
- a CDS encoding TRAM domain-containing protein → MEIPPQLRCLFSAEIERSGDSLVVEVPDDEIDVGDVEAGETYRVALLPALTDDSSRQTDRPADVSPPNEPPVEEGETRRVEIENLGDQGDGVTRVERGFVVIVPDTEVGERVAVEIQTVTENVAFAEVTERLSYYD, encoded by the coding sequence ATGGAAATTCCCCCACAACTTCGGTGTCTGTTCTCCGCTGAAATCGAGCGTTCGGGCGATTCGCTGGTCGTCGAGGTCCCCGACGACGAGATCGACGTCGGCGACGTCGAAGCCGGCGAGACCTATCGCGTCGCCTTACTACCCGCGCTGACGGACGACTCATCCCGGCAGACGGACCGACCAGCGGACGTATCGCCACCGAACGAACCACCCGTCGAAGAGGGCGAGACCCGACGCGTCGAGATCGAGAATCTCGGCGACCAGGGCGACGGCGTGACGCGGGTTGAGCGCGGTTTCGTCGTCATCGTCCCCGACACCGAGGTCGGCGAACGCGTCGCCGTCGAGATCCAGACCGTCACGGAGAACGTCGCCTTCGCCGAGGTCACGGAGCGCCTCAGTTACTACGACTGA
- a CDS encoding class I SAM-dependent methyltransferase, with amino-acid sequence MDPDDVREDWAERSGKYSPTYYAEIGPNEVSETLADVLGHYVADDASILEIGCGSGRHLAHLLRNGYENLTGIDINADSFDVMAENYPRLAETGTFHTGAVEDFVGDVSDDAFDVVYTVETLQHIHPDDAWVFDEISRITADFLVTAENEGNSPQRGRNEADISYVNDDFPLFHRNWKGIFSERGFAQLIREPTSRDTIRVFRKL; translated from the coding sequence ATGGACCCCGACGACGTTCGCGAAGACTGGGCCGAGCGCTCCGGGAAGTACTCGCCCACGTACTACGCCGAGATCGGCCCGAACGAGGTGAGCGAGACGCTCGCCGACGTGCTCGGTCACTACGTCGCAGACGACGCGTCGATCCTCGAGATCGGCTGTGGCTCCGGCCGGCATCTCGCGCACCTGCTTCGGAACGGCTACGAGAACCTCACCGGGATCGACATCAACGCGGACTCCTTCGACGTGATGGCCGAGAACTACCCGCGCCTCGCCGAGACGGGGACCTTCCACACCGGCGCGGTCGAGGACTTCGTCGGGGACGTCTCTGACGACGCGTTCGACGTGGTCTACACCGTCGAGACGCTTCAGCACATCCACCCCGACGACGCGTGGGTCTTCGACGAGATTTCCCGCATCACGGCCGACTTCCTCGTGACGGCCGAGAACGAGGGTAACAGCCCACAGCGCGGTCGGAACGAGGCGGACATCAGCTACGTCAACGACGACTTCCCGCTCTTTCACCGCAACTGGAAGGGGATCTTCTCGGAGCGCGGCTTCGCCCAACTGATCCGCGAACCCACGTCTCGGGACACGATCCGCGTGTTCCGGAAGCTCTGA
- a CDS encoding LLM class flavin-dependent oxidoreductase yields the protein MPEISFEYNVPVFAGAPDAGDDEPVHRDTPAYEALDWETTRMGIEKAEELGFDAAWAPDHLMLGRDRAEYECWTLLSAMAGFTEDINLGSLVLCNDYRNPALVAKMAATLDVISDGRLELGLGAGWHEPEYEAYDWEYRDGFERLMRLDESIRLMKRMWDAGGDGASFDGDHYQIEDAPCAPTPVQDPHPPILVGGQGEEVTLKLVAKHADVWNTDVFNGDVETLNHKIGVIEDHCGTVGRDPDDVEYSWDGHVICTRDEEKFDRMVDLMTPIQFEEEYQDQAPIRTAEDAREYFVIGTPEECAEAIERRIEAGVTKFQCWFIDFPDTDGMELFADEVMPEFR from the coding sequence ATGCCCGAGATTAGCTTCGAGTACAACGTCCCCGTCTTCGCTGGTGCGCCGGACGCCGGCGACGACGAACCCGTCCACCGCGATACGCCGGCGTACGAGGCCCTCGACTGGGAGACCACACGAATGGGCATCGAGAAAGCCGAAGAACTGGGCTTCGACGCGGCGTGGGCACCGGACCACCTGATGCTGGGCCGGGACCGTGCCGAGTACGAGTGCTGGACGCTCCTGTCGGCGATGGCCGGCTTCACAGAGGACATCAACCTCGGTTCGCTCGTCCTCTGTAACGACTACCGCAACCCCGCGCTGGTGGCGAAGATGGCGGCGACGCTCGACGTCATTTCGGACGGTCGACTGGAACTCGGTCTCGGCGCTGGGTGGCACGAGCCCGAGTACGAGGCCTACGACTGGGAGTACCGCGACGGCTTCGAGCGCCTGATGCGCTTAGACGAGTCGATCCGCCTGATGAAGCGGATGTGGGACGCCGGCGGCGACGGCGCGAGCTTCGACGGCGATCACTACCAGATAGAGGACGCCCCGTGCGCCCCGACGCCCGTGCAGGACCCGCACCCGCCGATTCTGGTGGGCGGACAGGGCGAGGAGGTGACGCTCAAACTGGTCGCTAAACACGCCGACGTCTGGAACACCGACGTGTTCAACGGCGACGTCGAGACGCTGAACCACAAGATCGGCGTCATCGAGGACCACTGTGGCACCGTCGGTCGCGACCCCGACGACGTCGAGTACTCCTGGGACGGCCACGTCATCTGCACCCGCGACGAGGAGAAGTTCGACCGGATGGTGGATCTGATGACGCCGATCCAGTTCGAGGAGGAGTACCAGGACCAGGCACCGATTCGGACCGCCGAGGACGCCCGCGAGTACTTCGTCATAGGCACCCCGGAAGAGTGCGCAGAGGCGATCGAGCGGCGGATCGAGGCCGGCGTGACGAAGTTCCAGTGTTGGTTCATCGACTTCCCCGACACCGACGGGATGGAACTGTTCGCCGACGAGGTCATGCCGGAGTTCCGGTAA